ACGCTCTCGCGCGTGGCGATGAGTTCGTCGATGCCCGGCTCGTCGTTCAGCGCACGCTTCACGGCGAGCTTAGTGGCCTCGTAGTTCGTCCGGTACATGTCGCCGGTGTCGAGGTTGGGATCCTTCGGCGCCCGCGGGTCGATCCACACCAGCGAGATGATGCAGAGATTGTTGACCTGATCCTTCGGGATGATGCCCTCGGCAACGCAGTCCACGATCGCGTCGGCGGTGGCCGACTGCACCACGCTGCCCATCAGGTTGACGTACGCCGAATCCTTGATCGTGACCTTGGTCGCGAGCATCGTCGGCGGGCGCACCATGTAGTTGCACGCGCGCACGGCGAACATGCAGGTGTGGCCGGCGCTTTGCGCCATCATGCTCGCGAACGCCTGGCCGACGGGGCCGGAGACGTCGCCGATCAGGATCTCCGGCATGGCGTCGGTGTACTGCCCCTCCTTGGCGAAGACGGTGGCCTCGCCGGCCTTGAACAGAATCGGTGCTGCCATGGTGTCCTCAGGTCGTTGCTGGAATGTTCAGGAGAATGCGGCTTCCATCTCGCGACGGAAGCGGACGGCTTCGTTCTCGGCGATGTCGACGTCGATCCAGCGCACCGTCTCCCCGCGCGCGACCGGATAGCGCAGCCTGACGCCGTGCGCGAGCCCGAGCGGCAAGCTGCCCTGCGCAAGCGAGTCGGCCGCCGGCACGAGCTTGCCATAGACGGTGTAGCCGCCTTCGCCATCGAGCGCCTCGCGCGCCGCGAGATCCCGTTTCGCGGTGGCGACCACATCACCGCGAAAGCCGGCCGCACAGCCCGTTGGTTCGCGCCGCAGTGCCGCCGAGGCGACGCTCACGCCGAGTTCGAGTCCGATCAGGTGATAGGGCTTGTACATCGCGGCGTAGTTGCCCGTATCGTCGGTGACGAGCCCGTACTCCCGGAAGCAGCGACGCACGTAGTCGCTCGCGGCGGCGAACGTCACGTACACGCCCCAGCGCAGATCGCGGAACACCGGCCGGCCGTCGCGCTCGACACTCGACACGACCTCGACCTGTCCGGCGTGGTGGAGGCCACCGCCGGCGGACCGTGGCCGCAGCGCCCGCGGCAGGTCGTCGACGCCGCACGGCGGGAAAGCGAGCCC
This region of Betaproteobacteria bacterium genomic DNA includes:
- the fae gene encoding formaldehyde-activating enzyme: MAAPILFKAGEATVFAKEGQYTDAMPEILIGDVSGPVGQAFASMMAQSAGHTCMFAVRACNYMVRPPTMLATKVTIKDSAYVNLMGSVVQSATADAIVDCVAEGIIPKDQVNNLCIISLVWIDPRAPKDPNLDTGDMYRTNYEATKLAVKRALNDEPGIDELIATRESVKHDMFDQATGKWLL
- a CDS encoding flagellar biosynthesis protein FlgA produces the protein ARAAGFEVIAAGKGTKYLPAYHASTPDTVWGHYGFTPETVAGGDFNARMFNSFLDGTKSAIEMAAVANATGLAPAPEGLAFPPCGVDDLPRALRPRSAGGGLHHAGQVEVVSSVERDGRPVFRDLRWGVYVTFAAASDYVRRCFREYGLVTDDTGNYAAMYKPYHLIGLELGVSVASAALRREPTGCAAGFRGDVVATAKRDLAAREALDGEGGYTVYGKLVPAADSLAQGSLPLGLAHGVRLRYPVARGETVRWIDVDIAENEAVRFRREMEAAFS